The Chloroflexota bacterium genomic sequence ATAGCAACAAGCACAGTGTGACGCTGAACCTCGATACGCCGTCAGGAAGAGACCTGCTCCACGCATTGGTGCGTGAGGCGGACATCTTCATCGAGAATGCGCCGCCGGGAGTGATGGAGCGCCGTGGGCTGACGCACGAATCGCTCAGCGCAGGGAACCCCCGGCTCATCGTGACGTGCATCCGTCCCTTCGGGTTGAGCGGGCCGTACCGTGACTACCTGGGGAACGACCTGGTGACGTGGCATGCGGCGGCGCTGGGCCACCGCTATCTGGGGGAGCCGGACCGGGAGCCGTTGCGCACCGGCGGGCTCTATGGGAGCTATTACAACGGCGTGAATGCGGCAGCGGCGACGATGCTGGCTTATCACAGCCGGAAGGAGACGGGAGAAGGACAGCTCGTGGAAATCTCGGAGGCGGACTGCCTTTCGGTGACGGTGATGGGCTATGGCCTGGTCGCTCTCTTCTACGAGCGGGGCCAGCATCTTTCGCGGCAGGGCGGAAGCCAGCGCGGCGGCGTTCCCGCAGCGATGATGCGGTGCAAAGACGGGTACGTCTTCATCTTCGCCTCTGAGGCGCACATGTGGGAGGGGCTGGTGCATGCGATGGGGGACCCAGAGTGGGCGCAGGCGGAGATCTTCAAGGGGCACTACCGCGATAGGGTGCGGTACGGGCCGGAAATCTACGCGATGATGCAGGAGTGGCTCGATCGAACAGGCCGCGAGGAGATTTTCATCTCCTGCCAGAGGAACCGCGTGCCCTCAACGGCGGTGTACACGATGGACCAATCGCTGAACAGCGTGCATCTGCGAGGGCGCGGCTACTTCCAGCGAATGGAGCAGCCGGGAGTCGGAGTGATCGAAGCGCCAGGATCGCCCTACGTGCTGGGCCATAAGGGAACAGGCGCACCACGACCTGCGCCGGCTTTGGGCGAGCACAATGAGGAAGTGCTGTGCGGAAGGGTGGGTGTGAGCAGGCAGGAGTTGACAGAGTTGAGAAGGAGCGGGGTCGTATGAATCTGCCTTTGAAGCACCTCCGCGTCGTCAACTTCGGGTGGATATGGGCCGCGCCTGCGCTGGCGGGAGCGATGGCGGATATGGGAGCGGAGGTGGTGAAGGTGGAGACGGGGCGGCGGGTGGACAATACGAGGCGGAGCGCAGCGAATTACAAAGAGATCCCGCTGATGAACCATTCATCGCTGACGCTGTTGCGGGATGTGCGCTCAATCACGCTGGACCTGGAGAAGGGTGAGAGCAAGGCGCTGGCGATGGAGTTGATTTCCACGGCGGACGTGGCGATCGAGAACTACAAGCCTGGGACGATTTCTCGATGGGGACTGGGTTATGACGTTTTGAGGAAGGTCCGGCCCGACCTCATCATGATTTCGCTCTCTTCCGGAGGACAGTGGGGACCGCTAAGCGGCATCACGACGTTCGGGTCGGCGCTTTCCTGCCTGAC encodes the following:
- a CDS encoding CoA transferase, whose amino-acid sequence is MTLDASALARPRLPFHPFRTPDAASLGLLEGVRVVEYGSMVTAPFASKLLADLGAEVIKVEDMGGDESRRQGPFPGDEPDPEKSGLFIYLNSNKHSVTLNLDTPSGRDLLHALVREADIFIENAPPGVMERRGLTHESLSAGNPRLIVTCIRPFGLSGPYRDYLGNDLVTWHAAALGHRYLGEPDREPLRTGGLYGSYYNGVNAAAATMLAYHSRKETGEGQLVEISEADCLSVTVMGYGLVALFYERGQHLSRQGGSQRGGVPAAMMRCKDGYVFIFASEAHMWEGLVHAMGDPEWAQAEIFKGHYRDRVRYGPEIYAMMQEWLDRTGREEIFISCQRNRVPSTAVYTMDQSLNSVHLRGRGYFQRMEQPGVGVIEAPGSPYVLGHKGTGAPRPAPALGEHNEEVLCGRVGVSRQELTELRRSGVV